Proteins co-encoded in one Dehalogenimonas sp. WBC-2 genomic window:
- the rlpD gene encoding 50S ribosomal protein L4: MEIPVYNKSGQMVKNVTVSDELFGVPMNDAVVHQALVAQQANARQGTSSTKTRSEVAGSTKKMFRQKGTGEARAGSKKSGLRPGGGIIFGPKPRDYSKGLPKKMRQLAIRCLLSDKVSSGGLKVVEAFDIDTPRTKEMSAILNTLEMAPSTIIATAGADAKVIMAARNLPQVKTTPANQLNVVDLLKYDKLLLTEQALEVIQKLWGAEAA; the protein is encoded by the coding sequence ATGGAAATACCTGTCTATAACAAAAGCGGCCAAATGGTCAAAAACGTTACCGTGAGTGATGAACTCTTCGGCGTTCCAATGAACGACGCCGTAGTGCATCAGGCGCTGGTGGCTCAACAGGCTAATGCCCGTCAAGGTACATCCAGCACCAAGACACGTTCTGAGGTTGCGGGTTCCACTAAGAAGATGTTCCGCCAAAAAGGGACCGGTGAGGCCCGTGCCGGTTCCAAAAAGAGCGGTCTACGTCCCGGCGGCGGTATAATTTTTGGCCCCAAGCCGCGCGATTATTCCAAAGGACTACCCAAGAAGATGCGGCAGCTGGCAATTCGCTGTTTGTTGTCCGACAAGGTTTCCAGCGGCGGTTTGAAGGTTGTTGAAGCGTTTGATATTGATACTCCACGAACTAAAGAGATGTCGGCCATACTAAACACGCTTGAGATGGCACCTTCAACTATTATTGCCACCGCAGGCGCTGATGCCAAGGTAATTATGGCGGCGCGCAATCTGCCGCAGGTCAAAACCACCCCGGCCAATCAGCTCAATGTGGTTGATCTATTAAAATACGACAAGCTCCTGTTGACGGAGCAAGCCCTCGAAGTGATCCAAAAGCTTTGGGGCGCCGAGGCCGCTTAA
- the rplW gene encoding 50S ribosomal protein L23, producing the protein MKLLDVLRRPLITEKNARLQDAGKYVFEVSDTATKPQIKAAVEAAFKVTVTAVNIIRVKGKMRRMGRGLFLTPDWKKALVTLKSGDKIELFEGV; encoded by the coding sequence ATGAAATTATTAGATGTTTTACGCCGACCGCTGATCACTGAAAAGAATGCCCGTTTGCAGGATGCAGGGAAATATGTATTCGAGGTATCGGATACGGCAACCAAGCCGCAAATAAAGGCAGCAGTGGAAGCGGCGTTCAAAGTAACGGTGACCGCGGTTAATATCATCCGGGTCAAGGGTAAGATGCGCCGTATGGGCCGGGGGCTGTTTTTGACTCCAGACTGGAAAAAAGCCCTGGTCACTTTGAAGTCCGGCGACAAGATTGAATTGTTCGAAGGGGTCTAA
- the rplB gene encoding 50S ribosomal protein L2: protein MALKTYKPTSAGRRHQTGYDFSEITKTTPEKSLTKSVKNNAGRNSQGKMTVRHQGGGGKKLIRVIDFKRDKLGIPGKVAAIEYDPHRSARIALIFYVDGEKRYILVPQGLKVGDTIMSAPDAELKAGNSLPLSAMPSGTLIHNIELDPGRGGKLVRSAGEAAQLMAKEGDYALIRLPSGEVRRIRIEAYATVGQIGNEEHQTISIGKAGRKRNMGWRPQVRGSAMNPRDHPHGGGEGRTPIGMPGPKTPWGKPALGYKTRPTKASDKLIVKRRR, encoded by the coding sequence ATGGCACTTAAAACATATAAACCGACATCGGCGGGGCGGCGACACCAGACGGGGTATGATTTTTCGGAGATTACCAAGACCACTCCGGAAAAATCTCTCACGAAAAGCGTAAAGAACAACGCCGGGCGTAACTCCCAAGGTAAAATGACGGTGCGCCATCAAGGCGGTGGCGGCAAGAAGCTTATCCGTGTTATTGATTTTAAAAGGGATAAACTGGGTATACCCGGCAAAGTGGCGGCCATAGAGTATGACCCGCATCGTTCGGCACGTATTGCTTTGATTTTCTACGTGGATGGTGAAAAACGGTATATCTTGGTGCCTCAGGGACTTAAAGTAGGCGATACCATCATGTCAGCGCCGGATGCGGAACTGAAGGCGGGTAACTCCCTGCCTCTTAGCGCCATGCCGAGCGGTACATTGATACACAATATTGAGCTTGATCCAGGTCGCGGCGGTAAGCTGGTGCGTTCAGCTGGCGAAGCCGCCCAACTAATGGCCAAGGAAGGCGATTATGCTTTAATCCGTCTGCCTTCAGGTGAGGTTCGGCGGATCCGCATTGAAGCCTATGCTACAGTGGGACAGATCGGCAATGAGGAGCACCAGACAATTTCTATTGGTAAAGCTGGTCGAAAGCGGAACATGGGTTGGAGGCCTCAGGTTAGAGGCTCGGCTATGAATCCGCGTGATCATCCGCATGGCGGCGGCGAAGGTCGCACACCCATTGGTATGCCAGGTCCCAAGACACCATGGGGTAAACCGGCGCTGGGTTATAAAACGCGCCCGACCAAGGCTTCAGATAAGCTCATTGTCAAAAGGCGGAGGTAA
- the rpsS gene encoding 30S ribosomal protein S19 — protein MSRSVKKGPAVQAKLMKKVEEANRAGKKVLIKTWARWSTILPEMVGLNFGVHDGRRHITVFVTENMVGHKLGEFAPTRTFRGHGGKSEVKAKK, from the coding sequence ATGTCTCGTTCAGTTAAAAAAGGGCCGGCAGTACAGGCCAAGCTAATGAAAAAAGTGGAAGAAGCCAATCGCGCAGGTAAAAAGGTGCTCATTAAAACATGGGCGCGATGGTCGACTATTCTCCCGGAAATGGTGGGTCTCAACTTCGGGGTGCATGACGGACGGCGCCACATTACGGTCTTTGTGACTGAAAATATGGTCGGCCATAAACTGGGCGAATTTGCCCCGACGCGCACCTTCCGCGGCCATGGCGGTAAGTCTGAAGTCAAGGCCAAGAAATAA
- the rplV gene encoding 50S ribosomal protein L22: protein MQVKAISKNTGVSARKVRLYVDLVRGKGVAEALTILKFAPSPTAVLVAKTVKSAASSAENNYQLEPADLKIVQIYADGAPMMKRHKPRSRGRVSPILKRSSHITVIVSDQEG, encoded by the coding sequence ATGCAAGTTAAGGCAATATCAAAAAATACCGGGGTTTCAGCCAGAAAGGTTCGGCTGTACGTGGATCTGGTGCGAGGCAAGGGAGTGGCTGAGGCTCTGACCATTCTTAAGTTTGCTCCGTCGCCGACTGCTGTACTGGTAGCTAAAACGGTGAAATCAGCGGCCTCCAGCGCCGAGAATAATTACCAACTGGAGCCAGCCGATCTTAAAATAGTCCAAATTTACGCTGACGGGGCGCCGATGATGAAACGACACAAACCGCGGTCACGCGGCCGGGTGTCGCCGATTCTAAAACGCTCAAGCCATATTACCGTCATCGTATCGGACCAGGAGGGTTAA
- the rpsC gene encoding 30S ribosomal protein S3 produces the protein MGRKVHPVAFRIGAIRGWNSKWYADKNFSENLLEDLKLRQSIKQKYSDAGISNIEIERQAAKVTVTVATSRPGIVIGRGGQRVDEMRRFLEGVAGKRIQLNIHEIGQPEMDAYLVARSVADQMERRIAYRRAMKQAMFRTRQAGAQGIKIKCAGRLGGVEIARREEMHNGRVPLHTIRADIDYGFAEAKTALGRIGVKVWIYRGDILPEAKAVVEEDFITEVQAAAAEAEALEKETEAVDEVITETTPVAISKPRVRKKTVAEEPAVVASETIAEEVVKPKRRVRKTEENTEEASE, from the coding sequence ATGGGACGCAAGGTTCATCCGGTCGCTTTCCGCATCGGCGCTATTAGAGGCTGGAACTCTAAATGGTATGCTGATAAGAACTTTTCAGAGAATCTTCTTGAGGATCTGAAACTGAGACAGTCAATTAAGCAGAAATACAGCGATGCTGGTATTTCCAATATAGAGATTGAACGTCAGGCTGCCAAAGTTACCGTTACCGTTGCTACTTCAAGGCCGGGTATCGTTATCGGCCGCGGCGGTCAACGCGTTGATGAGATGCGGCGCTTTTTAGAAGGTGTGGCGGGCAAGCGCATCCAGCTGAATATCCATGAGATCGGCCAACCGGAAATGGATGCCTATCTGGTAGCCAGGTCGGTAGCTGATCAGATGGAACGCCGTATTGCCTACCGGCGCGCCATGAAACAAGCGATGTTCCGCACCAGGCAAGCCGGTGCTCAGGGCATTAAGATTAAGTGCGCAGGCAGACTGGGTGGGGTGGAAATTGCCCGTCGCGAAGAAATGCATAATGGCCGGGTGCCGCTGCATACGATACGCGCTGATATTGACTATGGCTTTGCTGAGGCCAAAACGGCACTGGGACGAATAGGTGTTAAGGTATGGATCTACCGTGGCGATATTTTACCTGAGGCTAAGGCTGTAGTAGAGGAAGATTTTATCACTGAAGTCCAGGCGGCGGCAGCAGAAGCTGAGGCGCTGGAAAAGGAAACCGAAGCGGTTGATGAAGTGATAACGGAGACTACGCCGGTAGCGATATCCAAACCACGAGTTCGCAAGAAAACAGTGGCGGAAGAACCTGCCGTGGTGGCGTCTGAGACAATTGCTGAAGAAGTGGTTAAGCCCAAACGCCGCGTCCGCAAAACAGAAGAGAATACAGAAGAGGCCAGTGAATAG
- the rplP gene encoding 50S ribosomal protein L16, with protein MQQPKRVKYRKSHKGHRHGEAQSGTNVDFGDFGLQATSTAWVTSRQIEAARRAMTRYIKRGGKVWIRIFPDHPVTKKPAETRMGSGKGSPDHWIAVVKRGRMMFEMGGVAEEVAREAMRLAAYKLPLQTKFVIKEVETVTAGEVA; from the coding sequence ATGCAGCAACCAAAACGCGTTAAATACCGAAAGAGTCATAAAGGTCATCGCCACGGCGAAGCGCAGTCCGGCACTAATGTGGACTTCGGGGATTTTGGTTTACAAGCCACTTCCACTGCCTGGGTAACATCCCGGCAGATAGAGGCCGCCCGTCGTGCTATGACCCGCTATATTAAGCGCGGCGGCAAGGTGTGGATACGAATATTTCCAGACCACCCGGTGACCAAAAAGCCCGCTGAAACCAGAATGGGTTCCGGTAAGGGTTCGCCTGACCATTGGATAGCTGTGGTTAAACGGGGACGGATGATGTTTGAAATGGGCGGTGTAGCTGAAGAAGTGGCTCGTGAAGCCATGCGCCTGGCGGCTTATAAACTACCACTTCAGACAAAATTTGTGATTAAAGAGGTTGAGACTGTAACCGCTGGAGAGGTGGCCTAA
- the rmpC gene encoding 50S ribosomal protein L29, producing the protein MKVEEIRNLSIEEIKKQLDAAHREAMELRFKLATKQLQNHRELPQVRRNIARFETVLRERGLGIR; encoded by the coding sequence ATGAAAGTCGAAGAAATTAGGAATCTCTCCATAGAAGAGATAAAGAAACAACTGGATGCGGCACACCGTGAAGCCATGGAATTGCGTTTTAAGCTGGCAACAAAACAGCTTCAGAATCATCGTGAATTGCCACAGGTTCGAAGGAATATCGCGCGCTTTGAAACGGTGCTTCGCGAACGTGGTTTGGGTATAAGGTAG
- the rpsQ gene encoding 30S ribosomal protein S17, which produces MDKESKAKTMIGRVVSDKMNKTVVVAVETRRQHPLYKKSYKVVKKYKVHDESETAHYGDMVEMVACRPLSRTKHWRLGQVLTKGEVAESAELKEIS; this is translated from the coding sequence ATGGACAAAGAAAGCAAGGCTAAAACGATGATCGGCCGAGTGGTTTCCGATAAAATGAATAAGACCGTAGTGGTGGCGGTGGAAACCAGAAGGCAGCATCCTCTTTATAAAAAATCATATAAAGTTGTAAAAAAGTACAAAGTGCATGACGAGAGTGAAACTGCTCACTACGGTGATATGGTGGAAATGGTAGCCTGTCGTCCGCTGTCACGCACCAAGCACTGGCGTCTGGGGCAAGTGCTGACCAAGGGTGAGGTGGCCGAGTCCGCCGAACTTAAGGAGATTAGCTAA
- the rplN gene encoding 50S ribosomal protein L14: MIQPYTRLKAADNTGVKSLMCINVLGGSRKRRARIGDVIVCSVKRTAPDSAVKQGTVVKAVVVRQVAPLRRTDGSYIKFDENAAVLLNDKNEPRGTRIFGPVARELRDKKFLKIVSLAPEVL, from the coding sequence ATGATACAGCCTTATACACGTTTAAAAGCGGCTGATAATACCGGCGTCAAGTCTCTCATGTGCATTAATGTACTTGGTGGCTCACGGAAAAGGCGGGCTCGTATCGGCGACGTTATTGTCTGCTCTGTCAAACGGACTGCACCGGATTCTGCGGTCAAGCAAGGCACGGTGGTGAAAGCAGTGGTAGTGCGTCAGGTGGCGCCATTACGCCGAACCGATGGGTCCTATATCAAATTTGATGAAAATGCAGCCGTACTTCTCAATGATAAGAATGAGCCGCGCGGTACACGTATTTTCGGGCCGGTAGCCCGTGAACTTCGCGACAAGAAGTTTTTGAAGATAGTGTCTCTGGCGCCTGAGGTATTGTGA
- the rplX gene encoding 50S ribosomal protein L24 — MKIKKDDNVLVIAGKDRGKSGKVRQVYNDANRLLVDGVNMAKKHSRARGQVKQAGIIEREAPIQASNVMLLCAKCNKPSRLGKRILADGKKVRFCKSCGEVID; from the coding sequence ATGAAGATTAAAAAAGATGATAATGTGCTGGTGATTGCTGGCAAGGACCGCGGCAAGAGTGGTAAGGTGCGTCAGGTTTATAATGATGCCAACCGGCTGCTGGTTGATGGGGTCAATATGGCTAAGAAGCATTCCCGCGCCCGCGGTCAGGTAAAACAGGCAGGTATAATTGAACGTGAGGCACCCATACAAGCCTCTAATGTAATGCTGCTATGCGCCAAGTGCAATAAGCCTTCCAGACTGGGTAAACGTATTCTGGCTGATGGTAAAAAAGTGCGGTTCTGTAAATCCTGTGGCGAGGTAATTGATTAA
- the rplE gene encoding 50S ribosomal protein L5 — protein sequence MAGLKEKYQKDAVSKLQEAYGYRNVMEVPRLEKVVLNVGVGKEASSNPKVVEVVQADLAAIVGQHPVVTRSKYSIANFKLRAGMPVGVKVTLRGKNMYNFLDKLISVVLPRLRDFQGVSADAFDGRGNYALGLKEQTVFPEIDFSKIDKLRGLEVIIVTSAKTDAESRTLLEGIGMPFAKE from the coding sequence ATGGCTGGACTGAAAGAAAAATATCAGAAGGACGCGGTATCAAAGCTGCAAGAAGCTTATGGCTACCGCAATGTCATGGAAGTGCCTCGTCTGGAAAAAGTAGTGCTTAACGTTGGTGTTGGCAAAGAAGCCTCTTCAAACCCCAAGGTGGTAGAAGTGGTTCAAGCTGATTTAGCGGCCATTGTTGGTCAGCATCCGGTAGTAACCCGTTCAAAGTACAGTATCGCTAATTTTAAACTGCGCGCCGGCATGCCGGTGGGCGTCAAAGTGACGCTGCGTGGTAAAAATATGTATAATTTTCTGGACAAGCTCATCAGTGTCGTCTTGCCGCGCCTGCGTGATTTTCAGGGAGTATCCGCTGACGCTTTTGATGGCCGGGGTAACTACGCGTTAGGTCTCAAGGAACAAACCGTATTTCCGGAGATTGATTTTAGCAAGATCGATAAATTGCGTGGGCTGGAGGTCATTATTGTGACTTCAGCTAAAACGGACGCCGAAAGCCGTACCTTATTAGAGGGCATCGGCATGCCGTTCGCTAAGGAATAG
- the rpsH gene encoding 30S ribosomal protein S8, giving the protein MMTDPIADMLTRIRNAVMAGHETTLMPASRIKQNIAKLLKQEGFISGFELTGDKPKQSIKVYLRYDEKGVPMVNGLERISKPGLRVYVQRGEVPRVYGGLGVAVLSTSQGLMTGYQAWRQGVGGELLLKVW; this is encoded by the coding sequence ATGATGACTGACCCGATCGCCGATATGTTAACCCGCATCCGCAATGCCGTTATGGCGGGGCATGAAACCACGCTGATGCCGGCTTCACGCATCAAACAAAATATCGCTAAGCTCTTAAAGCAGGAGGGGTTTATATCCGGCTTTGAGCTTACTGGTGATAAACCGAAACAGAGCATCAAGGTTTATTTGCGTTATGATGAAAAAGGGGTGCCGATGGTAAACGGTCTGGAAAGGATATCCAAACCTGGTCTGCGGGTCTATGTACAACGTGGCGAAGTGCCTCGTGTATACGGTGGGTTAGGTGTTGCCGTGCTGTCCACATCCCAGGGGCTTATGACCGGATACCAGGCTTGGCGTCAGGGTGTCGGTGGGGAACTGCTTCTAAAAGTTTGGTAA
- the rplF gene encoding 50S ribosomal protein L6 has protein sequence MSRIGKLPVALPKGVKVFIDGSEVTVTGPKGELKRTFNPEMVIKQEDGFLRVERPSDGQAHRALHGLSRSLLFNMVKGVNEGYAKGLEIVGVGYRAEINGEKLVLRVGYSHLVEIPPVSGVSFTLETPTKLKVVGIDKEKVGQMAAEIRAVRKPDSYKGKGIRYSGEVIKLKPGKAVGKAGK, from the coding sequence ATGTCACGAATTGGAAAATTACCGGTGGCGCTGCCCAAAGGGGTGAAAGTGTTCATCGATGGGAGCGAGGTTACAGTCACCGGGCCTAAAGGTGAACTGAAGCGAACCTTTAATCCCGAGATGGTGATTAAGCAGGAAGACGGTTTTCTTCGGGTGGAGAGACCCTCCGACGGCCAGGCACATCGGGCTTTACACGGCTTGTCCCGGTCGCTTCTTTTCAATATGGTAAAGGGTGTTAATGAAGGCTATGCCAAAGGGCTGGAGATTGTCGGCGTCGGTTATCGCGCTGAAATAAACGGCGAAAAGCTGGTGTTACGCGTGGGTTATTCCCACCTTGTTGAAATTCCTCCGGTAAGTGGTGTGTCCTTTACCTTGGAAACACCGACCAAGCTTAAGGTTGTGGGCATAGACAAAGAGAAAGTCGGACAAATGGCGGCGGAGATCCGGGCTGTCCGGAAGCCTGATTCCTATAAGGGTAAGGGTATCCGTTACAGCGGTGAGGTCATCAAACTTAAGCCTGGTAAAGCCGTTGGAAAGGCGGGTAAGTAA
- the rplR gene encoding 50S ribosomal protein L18 → MVKVTSQYARKLRHQRLRKKVDGTPGRPRLCVFRSLEHIYVQVIDDSRGATLVQASTLDTELKEKSSTAAKMAQAELVGQAIARRAQDAGIKEVVFDRGGYKYHGRVKALADAARAAGLSF, encoded by the coding sequence ATGGTTAAAGTAACTTCGCAATATGCCCGCAAATTACGTCATCAAAGGTTGCGTAAAAAAGTTGACGGCACCCCTGGGCGTCCCCGGCTGTGTGTGTTCCGGTCATTGGAGCATATTTATGTTCAGGTTATCGACGACAGCAGGGGCGCTACTCTAGTCCAGGCTTCTACACTGGACACTGAACTTAAGGAAAAATCATCAACGGCAGCTAAAATGGCTCAGGCAGAGCTGGTAGGTCAGGCTATTGCCCGCCGTGCTCAGGATGCCGGTATTAAAGAAGTGGTGTTTGACCGCGGCGGGTACAAGTATCATGGCCGGGTCAAAGCGCTGGCGGATGCCGCTCGTGCGGCCGGATTGTCGTTCTAG
- the rpsE gene encoding 30S ribosomal protein S5 — MAKEVISKIDPQELSLNDKLIYINRVTKVVKGGKRMAFSALVVTGDGAGHVGVGMGKAKEVPVAIAKASASAKKNLIKVDMDGSTIHHEIRVRYGAAEVFLKPASPGTGIIAGGSVRAVMETAGIKDILTKSLGSPNKVNVARATVAALAQIKNPKEMVARRRAGVRNEEASGG; from the coding sequence GTGGCAAAAGAAGTAATTTCCAAGATAGACCCGCAGGAGCTGTCCTTAAATGACAAGCTCATTTATATCAACCGGGTAACTAAAGTGGTCAAGGGCGGCAAGCGCATGGCTTTCTCGGCTTTGGTCGTTACCGGTGATGGTGCCGGCCATGTCGGTGTCGGTATGGGGAAGGCCAAGGAAGTGCCGGTGGCTATCGCTAAGGCCAGCGCCAGTGCCAAGAAAAATTTGATCAAGGTTGACATGGACGGTTCAACTATTCACCATGAAATCCGGGTACGCTATGGAGCAGCTGAGGTGTTTTTAAAGCCGGCTTCTCCAGGTACCGGAATTATTGCCGGTGGCAGTGTCCGCGCTGTAATGGAGACTGCCGGCATTAAGGATATCCTTACCAAGTCGCTGGGCAGTCCCAATAAGGTAAATGTGGCGCGCGCGACCGTAGCCGCTCTGGCTCAAATTAAAAATCCCAAAGAAATGGTTGCCAGGCGCCGCGCCGGTGTCCGCAATGAGGAGGCCAGCGGTGGCTAA
- the rpmD gene encoding 50S ribosomal protein L30: MAKLAITLIKSGIGYKADQKATLESLGLKKMHQTVLQEDTQSIRGMIMKVRHLVEVAEAK, encoded by the coding sequence GTGGCTAAACTGGCTATTACACTGATCAAAAGCGGTATTGGTTACAAAGCTGACCAGAAGGCGACACTTGAGTCGTTGGGGCTCAAGAAAATGCATCAAACGGTGCTACAGGAAGACACCCAGTCCATCCGGGGTATGATTATGAAAGTCAGACACCTCGTTGAAGTGGCGGAGGCAAAATAA
- the rplO gene encoding 50S ribosomal protein L15 has translation MKEHELFPSPGATKERKRVGRGDGSGHGTYSGRGCKGQKARAGGRVRPGFEGGQNPLIKKLPQKRGFVNPFRIEYNIINISTLNRFEAGTVVTPELLVEERLIKNLERPVKVLASGELDRALTVQAARFTGAAKTKIEAVGGKAEQI, from the coding sequence ATGAAAGAACATGAACTTTTTCCATCACCCGGAGCTACCAAGGAACGCAAGCGGGTGGGGCGCGGCGACGGCAGCGGCCATGGCACCTATTCCGGCCGTGGTTGTAAAGGACAAAAAGCCCGAGCTGGTGGACGGGTCCGTCCCGGTTTTGAGGGCGGCCAGAATCCGTTGATTAAGAAATTGCCCCAGAAGCGTGGATTTGTTAATCCGTTCCGTATTGAATACAATATTATTAATATCAGTACTCTCAATCGATTTGAGGCCGGAACCGTGGTTACGCCTGAACTTCTGGTGGAAGAGCGATTGATTAAAAATCTCGAGAGACCGGTTAAGGTGTTGGCCAGCGGTGAATTAGACCGCGCTCTAACGGTACAGGCGGCTCGATTTACCGGGGCTGCCAAAACTAAGATTGAAGCCGTCGGCGGCAAGGCAGAGCAAATCTAA
- a CDS encoding preprotein translocase secY subunit, whose protein sequence is MAEKSSRPKLLQAMLDAFSLPDLRRRILITLGILVAFRLIAHVPMPGVDSEALGELMQSNAVLGMLDIFSGGALRNFSLVALGVYPYITASIVMTLMTPVLPALQRLSQEGEGGRNKINMITHWMTVPLAAMGGWGQLVLLQREGVVAASEPLVTAAIIISLTAGTLFLVWLGEQITQYGIGNGVSIIIFAGIVAGLPQLIGQGFLAKQQFLGLAAYLLIALATTVLIVIFTEAHRRIPVQYAKTVIKSGRMYRQSGASHIPLRVNTAGMIPLIFASALVIFPGTVASYFANPTGTDPNFANTLVNWFNPSAALPVGLFYWVLFFLLTVAFAFFYTMVVFQQQDLPGTLQKQGGFIPGIRPGKQTATYLNAVISHITWAGALFLAVVAVMPFIAREITTVQTLQLSSFGMLIVVGVVLDTMKQLEAQLVMRRYEGFIK, encoded by the coding sequence ATGGCGGAAAAATCGAGTCGCCCCAAACTGTTACAGGCGATGCTGGATGCTTTCAGCTTGCCGGATCTGCGGCGGCGTATCCTTATCACCCTCGGTATTTTGGTAGCCTTCCGTTTGATTGCTCATGTGCCCATGCCCGGTGTTGATTCTGAGGCGCTTGGTGAACTGATGCAGTCCAACGCAGTACTGGGAATGCTTGATATATTTTCCGGCGGCGCTTTACGTAATTTTAGCCTGGTGGCTCTTGGTGTCTACCCATATATCACCGCCAGTATCGTGATGACGTTGATGACCCCCGTTTTACCGGCTCTACAAAGGTTATCCCAGGAGGGTGAGGGCGGGCGCAACAAAATCAATATGATTACTCACTGGATGACGGTGCCGCTGGCCGCTATGGGCGGTTGGGGACAACTGGTGCTTCTACAGCGTGAAGGGGTGGTGGCAGCTTCAGAACCACTGGTTACCGCGGCCATTATCATCTCGCTCACTGCCGGCACGCTGTTTCTGGTCTGGCTGGGCGAACAGATCACTCAATACGGCATCGGTAACGGAGTATCAATTATTATTTTTGCCGGTATCGTCGCCGGTTTACCGCAGCTTATTGGTCAGGGGTTCCTCGCCAAGCAGCAATTCTTAGGTCTGGCAGCCTATTTACTGATCGCCCTTGCGACAACGGTGTTGATCGTTATTTTTACCGAAGCCCATCGACGTATCCCGGTACAATACGCCAAAACAGTTATCAAGAGCGGGCGAATGTACCGCCAGAGCGGAGCCAGCCATATTCCGTTGCGTGTCAACACCGCGGGTATGATTCCGTTAATCTTTGCCTCGGCGCTGGTAATTTTCCCAGGTACGGTGGCCAGTTATTTTGCCAACCCCACAGGTACCGACCCCAATTTTGCCAATACTCTTGTCAACTGGTTTAATCCCAGCGCTGCTTTACCGGTTGGATTGTTCTATTGGGTTCTATTCTTTTTGTTGACGGTCGCATTTGCTTTTTTCTATACCATGGTGGTTTTTCAACAGCAGGATCTGCCGGGCACGCTTCAGAAGCAAGGCGGCTTCATTCCTGGTATCAGGCCGGGCAAGCAGACTGCAACCTACCTGAATGCCGTTATCAGCCACATCACCTGGGCTGGAGCCTTGTTTCTAGCGGTGGTGGCGGTGATGCCTTTTATAGCACGGGAGATAACCACTGTTCAGACGTTGCAACTTTCCAGCTTTGGTATGCTTATCGTGGTTGGTGTTGTGCTTGATACTATGAAGCAATTAGAAGCCCAGTTGGTAATGCGGCGCTATGAAGGCTTTATCAAGTAG
- a CDS encoding adenylate kinase, protein MYNVVFLGAPGAGKGTQAAVVAEKMNMAHLASGDLFRKAIERNDSLGRKVKSYLEKGQLVPDSVTVDMVLKRVAELTGVSGVILDGFPRTLSQAEALSEALGAQNEKVGCVVYIAVPEAELERRLSDRWVCRNCQATYAGADREASESCRKCDGELYQRADDSPETVKKRLEVYFKETAPLIDYYKKCGTLIEINGQGDVAEVTARIAGVLKNG, encoded by the coding sequence ATGTATAATGTAGTTTTTCTGGGAGCTCCCGGCGCGGGTAAAGGCACCCAGGCTGCTGTTGTAGCTGAAAAAATGAATATGGCGCATCTGGCTTCTGGAGACCTGTTCCGTAAGGCAATTGAGCGGAATGATAGTTTGGGCCGTAAGGTAAAATCGTACCTTGAAAAAGGGCAACTGGTACCCGACTCGGTTACTGTTGATATGGTGCTTAAACGTGTCGCTGAGCTGACCGGCGTATCGGGGGTTATTTTGGATGGTTTTCCCCGGACTCTGTCACAGGCTGAAGCACTGAGTGAAGCGCTCGGCGCCCAAAACGAAAAGGTGGGGTGCGTGGTTTACATAGCCGTGCCCGAGGCTGAATTGGAACGGCGCTTGTCAGACCGCTGGGTTTGCCGCAACTGTCAGGCGACTTATGCCGGTGCTGATAGAGAAGCATCGGAGAGTTGCAGGAAGTGCGATGGAGAGCTCTATCAACGCGCTGATGATAGCCCAGAGACAGTAAAAAAGCGGCTTGAGGTTTATTTCAAGGAGACAGCACCGTTGATTGATTATTATAAAAAGTGTGGAACGCTGATAGAAATCAATGGACAGGGTGACGTGGCCGAGGTTACAGCCAGGATCGCCGGAGTACTCAAAAACGGTTAA